A single Bifidobacterium asteroides DNA region contains:
- a CDS encoding RCC1 domain-containing protein, translating to MHLVSRLRRILAMMTVLIGLLAGLGVASAQADAPILTGGGGRQTPRVAKQTPGISPSSATSTPLPSPSPIQATTPLNPTPEAPSSTTGTPGSADAAQAKPAENTDGQASHTVRFDPADGSKPTQTSVKTGTLAASPQQNPVREGFRFDGWTLGNQPFDFQTPILQDTTLKAQWSKTTDWTLNPDHGPASGARLTISPPNLQEPQFASIHAAGNQIVGLAGDGRIYTWTQDSTPKPVPSPAQAPDGFRYLQAAAGSRRQAALGSDQRIYSWTSRQPTPAILDTGKDARFTSISLSDGLLLALDRQGQVHAFQDSQSTSPKPDGQETISLPGKAQAVTAAASGSRILIVDAAGQTWTRDTSKTGSAKPECIKQQPETRIVQAQALNHGFLFLDAKGQARYLVDGTTSSTASGLPDGVQSSRITANKDQAVITDTHGHVWAWKPGEAPTRVDDGNQQYMQATSTGSRITAISRKGDIYRWSLDGQGQPSKPVRVDTTQAPTLESASMDSHALTLSRNNDSWRANMPARKPGQAAILITGRQDGQSFTRNLNYTVDQTLTRNGQQGSAYTVHFNTGEGGPTPQDQSIQPVYGRVQRPSPDPTREGYQFDGWFTGNIAYDFSKPVTGNLTLTAKWTSKNPNTSWRINPNKGSQLGNQTTTITPPDSTSGIRFNQISSGGYAPYDLTGYSLAVGSDGNAYAWGNNKFGQLGNGTTAQRNTPVPVPKPAGAPTDFTYVQAYAGGYHSLAIGSDGYVYAWGLNDHGQLGNNTKSNSSTPVRVHGPGNTGEGLKAIQVAAGAWNSMALAADGTVYTWGNINKQAGDDYSSPQTVPSAVKDPSDASGVFHAVQISTSWSFDMAIGQDGYVYTWGYNRQGQLGNNTHDISFHPTPSRVFASNKSTAAAGPWLKAVQVSAGSWFALAIDEDGTTWAWGQNSHGQLGNGTSTGSDLIANPLPVRVQYPKSAGAVTAVQVNAGVYYSLAVDTNGNTWAWGYNDYGQLGDNATIDRHSPVKVFASAQSTSSAGPWMNAIQISAGWRHSLAIGTDGVAKAWGDNQYGQLGNPNAGSRSLTPLPVSFNLQPVITGVRFDQTTVSGLTRGDGNSISVLTPAHAPGTVTVSVDYTLSGVPQQPDTSLRYTYTPTGMLPHAGGEGILLALATGMTGMGGVLASRRHRRETHSLSHASHE from the coding sequence ATGCATCTGGTTTCCCGTCTGCGTCGCATCCTGGCGATGATGACCGTCCTGATCGGCCTGCTGGCAGGCCTGGGCGTCGCATCCGCCCAGGCGGACGCTCCCATACTCACCGGGGGGGGGGGTCGTCAGACCCCTCGCGTAGCTAAGCAAACCCCCGGCATTTCCCCCAGCAGCGCGACCAGCACTCCACTCCCCTCGCCATCGCCGATACAAGCCACCACACCGTTAAACCCCACGCCAGAAGCCCCGTCATCGACGACGGGAACACCTGGCAGCGCAGACGCCGCCCAGGCCAAACCAGCAGAGAACACGGATGGTCAGGCTTCGCACACAGTGCGCTTCGACCCGGCCGACGGCAGCAAACCCACCCAAACGAGCGTGAAAACCGGGACGCTCGCCGCTTCCCCACAACAGAACCCAGTGCGCGAGGGCTTCCGGTTCGACGGGTGGACGCTTGGCAACCAGCCTTTTGACTTTCAGACTCCCATCCTCCAGGACACGACCCTGAAAGCCCAGTGGTCGAAGACCACGGACTGGACGCTGAACCCTGATCATGGGCCCGCCTCCGGCGCCCGGCTGACCATCAGCCCGCCCAACCTGCAGGAGCCTCAGTTCGCCAGCATCCACGCCGCAGGAAACCAGATAGTCGGCCTGGCCGGCGACGGCCGCATCTACACCTGGACGCAGGACAGCACGCCCAAACCAGTTCCCTCCCCCGCCCAGGCCCCCGACGGGTTCCGCTACCTGCAGGCCGCAGCCGGCAGCCGCCGGCAGGCCGCGTTAGGATCCGACCAGCGGATCTACAGCTGGACCAGCAGACAGCCCACGCCCGCCATCCTCGACACCGGCAAGGATGCCAGGTTCACCAGCATCAGCCTGAGCGACGGCCTGCTGCTGGCGTTGGACCGGCAGGGACAGGTCCACGCCTTCCAAGACAGCCAAAGCACGAGCCCGAAGCCCGACGGACAGGAAACAATTAGCCTGCCCGGAAAGGCGCAGGCCGTCACCGCTGCAGCCTCCGGCAGCCGGATCCTCATCGTTGACGCGGCCGGGCAAACCTGGACCCGGGACACGAGCAAGACCGGAAGCGCCAAGCCCGAATGCATCAAGCAACAGCCGGAAACCCGTATCGTCCAAGCCCAGGCCCTCAACCATGGATTCCTGTTCTTGGATGCAAAGGGACAGGCCCGGTACCTGGTCGACGGCACAACCAGTTCCACAGCCTCCGGCCTGCCGGACGGCGTGCAGTCCAGCCGGATCACTGCCAACAAGGATCAGGCCGTCATCACTGATACGCACGGCCACGTCTGGGCCTGGAAGCCCGGCGAAGCGCCCACCCGGGTAGACGACGGGAACCAGCAATACATGCAGGCCACAAGCACCGGCAGCAGGATCACCGCCATCAGCAGGAAAGGCGACATATACAGGTGGAGCCTGGACGGGCAGGGCCAGCCAAGCAAGCCAGTAAGAGTCGACACCACCCAGGCGCCCACACTGGAATCAGCCAGCATGGACAGCCACGCATTGACGCTCAGCAGGAACAACGACTCATGGCGGGCGAACATGCCCGCCCGCAAGCCCGGACAAGCCGCCATCCTCATCACCGGCAGGCAGGACGGCCAGTCCTTCACCAGAAACCTCAACTACACGGTCGACCAGACCCTGACCAGAAACGGCCAACAGGGCTCCGCCTACACGGTCCATTTCAACACGGGCGAAGGAGGCCCAACCCCCCAGGACCAGAGCATCCAGCCAGTCTACGGCAGGGTCCAGCGCCCCTCCCCCGACCCCACGCGCGAAGGCTACCAGTTCGACGGATGGTTCACCGGCAACATCGCCTACGACTTCAGCAAGCCCGTCACCGGCAACCTCACCCTCACCGCCAAATGGACCAGCAAAAACCCCAACACCTCCTGGAGAATCAACCCCAACAAGGGCAGCCAGCTCGGCAACCAGACCACCACCATCACCCCACCAGACAGCACCAGTGGCATCAGGTTCAACCAGATCAGCTCCGGTGGATACGCCCCGTACGATCTGACGGGGTATTCGCTGGCCGTGGGCAGCGACGGGAACGCCTACGCCTGGGGCAACAACAAGTTCGGCCAGCTCGGCAACGGCACGACCGCCCAGCGGAACACGCCCGTCCCGGTGCCAAAGCCTGCAGGCGCGCCCACGGATTTCACCTACGTGCAGGCCTATGCCGGCGGCTACCATTCCCTGGCCATCGGCAGCGACGGGTACGTGTACGCCTGGGGGCTCAACGACCACGGGCAGCTCGGCAACAACACCAAGTCCAATTCCTCAACCCCCGTGCGCGTGCACGGGCCCGGCAACACCGGCGAAGGGCTGAAAGCCATCCAGGTCGCCGCAGGAGCCTGGAACTCCATGGCATTGGCCGCCGACGGCACCGTATACACCTGGGGCAACATAAACAAACAAGCCGGTGATGACTACTCGAGCCCGCAGACTGTCCCATCTGCGGTCAAGGACCCTTCGGATGCGAGCGGCGTCTTCCACGCCGTGCAGATCAGCACAAGCTGGTCCTTCGACATGGCCATCGGCCAGGACGGGTACGTGTACACCTGGGGCTACAACCGCCAGGGCCAGCTCGGCAACAACACCCACGACATTAGTTTCCACCCCACGCCCAGCCGCGTGTTCGCCTCCAACAAGTCCACGGCTGCGGCAGGCCCCTGGCTGAAAGCCGTCCAAGTGAGCGCCGGAAGCTGGTTCGCATTGGCTATCGACGAGGACGGAACCACTTGGGCATGGGGACAAAACAGCCATGGTCAGCTCGGCAACGGCACCAGCACCGGAAGTGATCTAATTGCGAATCCTCTTCCCGTGCGAGTGCAATACCCCAAGAGCGCAGGCGCAGTGACAGCCGTACAGGTGAACGCCGGAGTCTATTATTCATTGGCCGTCGACACGAACGGAAACACCTGGGCATGGGGCTACAACGACTATGGTCAGCTCGGCGACAACGCCACCATTGACCGGCATTCCCCGGTGAAGGTGTTTGCCTCCGCGCAGTCCACGAGCTCGGCCGGACCCTGGATGAACGCCATACAAATCAGCGCAGGATGGCGGCATTCACTGGCGATCGGCACGGACGGAGTCGCCAAAGCATGGGGAGACAACCAGTACGGCCAGCTCGGCAATCCCAATGCAGGCAGCCGAAGTCTGACCCCCTTGCCGGTATCGTTCAACCTACAGCCGGTGATCACCGGCGTCAGATTCGACCAGACCACCGTATCAGGCCTGACGCGCGGCGACGGCAATAGCATCAGCGTGCTCACACCGGCACACGCACCGGGGACGGTCACGGTCAGCGTGGACTACACGCTGAGCGGCGTACCCCAACAGCCCGACACCTCCCTCCGATACACGTACACACCTACAGGCATGCTCCCCCATGCAGGCGGTGAGGGCATCCTGCTCGCCCTGGCCACCGGCATGACCGGCATGGGCGGGGTCCTCGCCTCACGCCGCCACCGGAGGGAAACACATAGTCTGTCACATGCTTCACACGAGTAA
- a CDS encoding RCC1 domain-containing protein: MPADLAYVQVSAGYEHSLAVGNDGYAYAWGDNSRGQLGNNSNGYYADSSVPVRVRDPANPTDTSIGLKATQVSTGTYHSLAVGSDGYAYAWGYNSNGQLGNNNTYNDSSVPVHVRDPANPYDSSKGLQAVQVSGGYYHSLAVGSDGYAYAWGYNKYGQLGNGTSYSNSSVPVHVCDPANPTDKSKGLKATQFIAGDHHSLAVSPNGYTYACGYNGFGQLGNGNTSLSTVPVAVTFNLQLAITGVKFDQHRRIRPDAWQRQQRHRAHANTRAGHGHGQRGLHAGRHSPAARYFPQIYISACRRTPKSRRGGHPARPGHRHNRHGRSPGLAPPPERTAQATAHFARVRQAGGGSIPPPPAYNGGARRNATYKAHPQESRHSSCTPTTTLLSTDADRNWKQACTSRLCNGKKETWANRSSGTEPQVRSVFVRAPSSR; encoded by the coding sequence GTGCCTGCAGATTTGGCCTACGTGCAAGTCAGCGCCGGATACGAGCATTCGCTGGCCGTAGGCAACGACGGATACGCCTACGCCTGGGGAGACAACTCCCGTGGCCAGCTCGGCAACAACAGCAACGGTTACTATGCAGATTCGTCTGTTCCGGTACGCGTGCGTGACCCCGCCAACCCCACTGACACAAGCATAGGACTGAAAGCCACACAGGTGAGCACCGGAACCTATCATTCACTTGCGGTGGGCAGCGACGGATACGCCTACGCCTGGGGATACAACAGCAATGGCCAGCTCGGCAACAACAACACCTACAACGACTCGTCTGTCCCTGTGCACGTGCGCGACCCGGCCAACCCCTACGATTCAAGCAAAGGCCTGCAAGCCGTACAAGTGAGCGGCGGATACTATCATTCACTGGCCGTTGGCAGCGACGGATACGCCTACGCCTGGGGATACAACAAGTATGGCCAACTCGGCAACGGCACCAGCTACAGCAATTCGTCTGTTCCTGTGCACGTGTGCGACCCAGCCAACCCCACCGACAAGAGCAAAGGACTAAAAGCCACACAGTTCATAGCCGGAGACCATCATTCGCTGGCCGTGAGCCCAAACGGATACACATACGCCTGCGGGTACAACGGCTTTGGCCAGCTCGGCAACGGCAACACCAGCCTATCGACTGTTCCTGTGGCGGTGACGTTCAACCTGCAGCTGGCGATCACCGGCGTCAAATTCGACCAGCACCGCCGTATCAGGCCTGACGCATGGCAAAGACAACAGCGTCACCGTGCTCACGCCAATACACGTGCCGGGCACGGTCACGGTCAGCGTGGACTACACGCTGGGCGGCACAGCCCAGCAGCCCGATACTTCCCTCAGATATACATATCTGCCTGCAGGCGTACTCCCAAGAGCCGGCGGGGAGGGCATCCTGCTCGCCCTGGCCACCGGCATAACCGGCATGGGCGGAGTCCTGGCCTCGCGCCGCCACCGGAGAGAACGGCACAGGCTACTGCACACTTCGCACGAGTAAGACAGGCCGGAGGCGGATCAATCCCCCCACCCCCGGCTTACAACGGGGGCGCACGAAGGAATGCCACATACAAGGCTCATCCCCAAGAGAGCCGGCACTCCTCTTGCACCCCCACCACCACACTACTGTCGACTGATGCTGACAGGAATTGGAAGCAGGCATGCACATCTCGCCTCTGCAATGGTAAGAAGGAAACTTGGGCAAACCGATCAAGCGGCACAGAACCCCAAGTCCGATCGGTCTTCGTCCGTGCTCCCAGTTCCAGATAA
- a CDS encoding RCC1 domain-containing protein, translated as MALGSDGNAYAWGDNTYGQLGDGTSSSRNTPVKVGKPAGAPADFTYVQVSAG; from the coding sequence CTGGCCCTGGGCAGCGACGGCAACGCCTACGCCTGGGGAGACAACACCTATGGCCAGCTCGGTGACGGGACGAGCAGCAGCCGGAATACGCCGGTCAAAGTGGGGAAGCCTGCAGGCGCGCCTGCGGATTTCACCTACGTGCAGGTCAGCGCCGGATAG
- a CDS encoding InlB B-repeat-containing protein: MHLVSRLRRTLAMAVILLGMLAGLGVASAQADAPILTGGGGRQTPRVAEQTPGIPPGSATSTPLPSPSPIQAATPLSTTASPGTPSSTTGTPGSAGSAPAKPSEKSDGQASHTVRFDPADGSKPTQTTVKTGTLAAPPQRNPQRDGFRFDGWTYDGQPFDLQTPILQDTTLKAQWSKATDWTLSPDHGPATGTRLTISPPHRQEPQFASIQAAGGQILGLTGDGSIYTWTQDSTPKQVPSPAQAPDEFHYLQVAADSRSQAALGSDQRIYTWNSRQATPTILDTGKDARFTSISMNDNRLLAVDRQGQVHTYQASKADSQNPELIQQAATSLPEKAQAVTAVTASQALIVDEDGQAWTWDAGKTGSAKPARVKQDPGMRIVQAQALNQGFLLLDADGQARYLPDGTAAMIQLSLPDGVQASSTAANKDQAVITDTDGHVWAWKSGKTPIRADSRNQAYVQAAAAGGRISAISSQGGIFRWSLDGQGQPGKPDRLGTAQAPILESASLDSQPLKLTKNNGSWQADMPARKPGPAAILITGRQDDKPFTRSLAYTVDQPLTRGAGQRSAFTVRFDTGGGNPEPADQHVPAPYGRAKRPSPDPAREGFLFDGWFTGQVAYDFSRPVDKDLTLTAHWTPTSRNTKWSISPNKGSQLGKESTTITPPDNASRDIRFNQISASTYDGTNPYGFSLAVGSDGNAYAWGNNGNGQLGDGTSSSRNTPVTVRTPDRSTYPDLPKDFTYVQVSAGAFHSLALGSDGNAYAWGNNGNGQFGDGTSSSRNTPVTVRTPDRSTYPDLPKDFTYVQVSAGALSFPGPGQRRQRLRLGRQHLWPAR; the protein is encoded by the coding sequence ATGCATCTGGTTTCCCGTCTGCGTCGCACCCTGGCGATGGCTGTCATCCTGCTGGGAATGCTGGCAGGCCTGGGCGTCGCATCCGCCCAGGCGGACGCTCCCATACTCACCGGGGGGGGGGGTCGTCAGACCCCTCGCGTAGCTGAGCAAACCCCCGGCATTCCCCCCGGCAGCGCGACCAGCACCCCGCTGCCCTCGCCATCGCCGATACAAGCCGCCACACCGTTAAGCACGACAGCAAGCCCAGGAACCCCGTCATCGACGACGGGAACACCCGGCAGCGCAGGCTCCGCTCCTGCCAAGCCATCCGAAAAGTCGGATGGTCAGGCTTCGCACACAGTGCGCTTCGACCCGGCCGACGGCAGCAAGCCCACCCAAACGACCGTGAAAACCGGGACTCTCGCCGCTCCCCCGCAACGGAACCCGCAGCGTGATGGCTTCCGGTTCGACGGGTGGACATACGACGGCCAGCCGTTCGACTTGCAGACCCCCATCCTCCAGGACACGACCCTGAAAGCCCAATGGTCGAAGGCCACGGACTGGACACTGAGCCCGGACCATGGGCCCGCTACCGGCACCAGGCTGACCATCAGCCCGCCCCACAGGCAGGAACCTCAGTTCGCCAGCATCCAAGCGGCAGGCGGCCAGATCCTCGGCCTGACCGGCGACGGCAGCATCTACACCTGGACGCAGGACAGCACGCCCAAACAGGTGCCCTCCCCCGCCCAGGCCCCCGACGAGTTCCACTACCTGCAGGTTGCAGCCGACAGCCGATCGCAGGCCGCCCTCGGATCCGACCAGCGGATATACACCTGGAACAGCAGACAAGCAACGCCCACCATCCTCGACACCGGCAAGGATGCCAGGTTCACCAGCATCAGCATGAACGACAATCGGCTCCTGGCAGTGGACCGGCAGGGACAGGTCCACACCTATCAGGCCAGCAAGGCCGACAGCCAGAACCCGGAACTTATACAGCAGGCCGCAACCAGCCTGCCCGAAAAGGCGCAGGCCGTCACCGCCGTCACCGCCAGCCAGGCGCTCATCGTGGACGAGGACGGGCAAGCCTGGACCTGGGATGCAGGCAAGACAGGAAGCGCCAAGCCCGCACGCGTCAAGCAGGATCCGGGCATGCGCATCGTCCAAGCCCAGGCCCTCAACCAGGGGTTCCTCCTCCTGGACGCGGACGGGCAGGCCCGGTACCTGCCAGACGGCACTGCCGCCATGATCCAACTCAGCCTGCCGGACGGCGTGCAGGCCAGCTCGACCGCCGCCAACAAGGACCAGGCCGTCATCACTGATACCGACGGCCACGTCTGGGCCTGGAAGTCCGGCAAGACGCCCATACGCGCAGACAGCAGGAACCAAGCCTACGTGCAGGCCGCCGCTGCCGGCGGCAGGATCAGCGCCATCAGCAGCCAGGGCGGCATATTCAGGTGGAGCCTGGACGGGCAGGGCCAGCCTGGCAAACCCGACAGGCTAGGCACCGCACAAGCGCCCATCCTGGAATCAGCCAGCCTGGACAGCCAGCCGCTCAAACTCACCAAGAACAACGGCTCCTGGCAGGCGGACATGCCCGCCCGCAAGCCCGGGCCGGCCGCCATCCTCATCACGGGCAGGCAGGACGATAAGCCCTTCACCAGGAGCCTTGCGTACACGGTCGACCAGCCGCTGACCAGAGGCGCCGGACAACGATCCGCGTTCACGGTCCGCTTCGACACGGGCGGCGGAAACCCCGAACCAGCGGACCAGCATGTCCCCGCCCCGTACGGGAGGGCGAAGCGCCCCTCACCCGACCCGGCTCGTGAAGGCTTCCTGTTCGACGGCTGGTTCACCGGTCAGGTCGCCTACGATTTCAGCAGGCCCGTCGACAAGGACCTGACCCTGACCGCCCACTGGACGCCGACAAGCCGGAACACCAAGTGGAGCATCAGCCCCAACAAGGGCAGCCAGCTGGGCAAGGAATCCACAACCATCACCCCGCCCGACAATGCCAGCCGAGACATACGATTCAACCAGATCAGCGCATCAACATACGACGGTACTAATCCCTATGGTTTTTCCTTGGCGGTGGGCAGCGACGGCAACGCCTACGCCTGGGGAAACAACGGCAATGGCCAGCTCGGCGACGGGACGAGCAGCAGCCGGAATACGCCGGTCACGGTGAGGACGCCTGACCGCAGCACGTACCCGGACCTGCCTAAGGATTTCACCTACGTGCAGGTCAGCGCCGGAGCCTTTCATTCCCTGGCCCTGGGCAGCGACGGCAACGCCTACGCCTGGGGAAACAACGGCAATGGCCAGTTCGGCGACGGGACGAGCAGCAGCCGGAATACGCCGGTCACGGTGAGGACGCCTGACCGCAGCACGTACCCGGACCTGCCTAAGGATTTCACCTACGTGCAGGTCAGCGCCGGAGCGCTTTCATTCCCTGGCCCTGGGCAGCGACGGCAACGCCTACGCCTGGGGAGACAACACCTATGGCCAGCTCGGTGA
- a CDS encoding aldo/keto reductase → MTGNVTDTVITLNNGVSIPQLGLGVFQTPDGEATSQAVTWALQAGYRHIDTAMIYGNEQSVGEGLRRSGVDRRDVFLTTKLWNDDIRAGRAKEAFKESLDRLGVDYLDLYLIHWPAKGWQQAWEDMEELYTQRRVRAIGVCNFQKHHLDELHTISGTKPAVDQIESSPQFVNDDLIDYCHGTLRVDVEAYSPLGGTGGSLLADPRLKAMAERYDRSPAQIVLRWHLQRGVIVIPKSTHKERIEQNAQVFDFELSDEDMKAITAMNRDERTGADPDNFDF, encoded by the coding sequence ATGACCGGAAACGTCACCGACACCGTCATCACCCTCAACAATGGGGTCAGCATCCCCCAGCTGGGTCTCGGGGTCTTCCAAACACCTGATGGCGAGGCCACCAGCCAGGCCGTCACCTGGGCCCTGCAGGCGGGCTATCGCCACATCGACACCGCCATGATCTACGGCAACGAGCAGTCCGTGGGGGAGGGTCTGCGCCGCTCCGGTGTCGACCGGCGGGATGTCTTCCTGACCACCAAGCTCTGGAATGACGACATCCGTGCAGGACGGGCCAAGGAGGCCTTCAAGGAGAGCCTGGACCGGCTGGGCGTGGACTACTTGGACCTCTACCTGATCCACTGGCCCGCCAAGGGCTGGCAGCAGGCCTGGGAGGACATGGAGGAGCTCTACACCCAGCGGCGAGTGCGGGCCATCGGGGTCTGCAACTTCCAGAAGCACCACCTGGACGAGCTGCACACCATCAGCGGCACCAAGCCGGCGGTCGACCAGATCGAGTCCTCGCCCCAGTTCGTCAACGACGACCTGATCGACTACTGCCACGGCACCCTGCGCGTGGATGTGGAGGCCTACAGCCCCCTGGGCGGCACCGGCGGCAGCCTGCTGGCCGACCCCAGGCTCAAGGCCATGGCCGAGCGCTACGACCGCTCCCCGGCGCAGATAGTGCTGCGCTGGCACCTGCAGCGCGGGGTCATCGTCATCCCCAAGTCCACCCACAAGGAGCGGATCGAGCAGAACGCGCAGGTCTTCGACTTCGAGCTGAGCGATGAGGATATGAAGGCCATCACCGCTATGAACAGGGACGAGCGCACCGGCGCGGATCCCGACAACTTCGACTTCTGA
- a CDS encoding GTP pyrophosphokinase, which yields MKQRLSDLDEKDRPKLDIDEITEFVNLMQTYEGAMYEISTKLDVLDTEFQVRFSHNPIHHMERRLKSVDSLIGKLHRKNLPVTIPSVRDHIFDVAGVRVICNYRDDVYSVSRYLSDQSDIQVLRVKDYIRNPKMNGYRSLHVIYAVPVFLTSGPHYTPVEVQFRTIAMDYWASLEHQLRYKSDLPDARLAEHSQTLLDCARSLQNIEVQMQSIHRDISGSPQEQDSDDEAISNNKD from the coding sequence ATGAAGCAGCGACTGTCCGACCTGGACGAAAAGGACCGTCCCAAGCTGGACATCGACGAGATAACGGAGTTCGTCAATCTCATGCAGACCTACGAGGGGGCCATGTACGAGATTTCGACCAAGCTGGACGTGCTGGACACGGAATTCCAGGTCCGGTTCAGCCACAACCCCATCCACCACATGGAGCGCCGGCTCAAGAGCGTGGACTCCCTGATCGGCAAGCTGCACCGCAAGAACCTGCCCGTCACCATCCCCTCGGTGCGCGATCACATCTTCGACGTGGCCGGCGTGCGCGTCATCTGCAACTACCGGGACGATGTCTACTCGGTCTCACGCTACCTCTCCGACCAGTCGGACATCCAGGTGCTGAGGGTCAAGGACTACATCCGCAACCCCAAGATGAACGGCTACCGCAGCCTGCACGTCATCTACGCCGTGCCGGTCTTCCTGACCTCGGGCCCCCACTACACGCCGGTCGAGGTGCAGTTCCGCACCATCGCCATGGACTACTGGGCCTCCCTGGAGCACCAGCTGCGTTACAAGTCCGACCTGCCCGACGCCCGCCTGGCCGAGCATTCGCAGACCCTGCTGGACTGCGCCCGCTCCCTGCAGAACATCGAGGTGCAGATGCAGTCCATCCACCGCGACATCTCAGGTTCTCCCCAGGAGCAGGACTCCGACGACGAGGCCATCAGCAACAATAAGGATTAG